From Rhodopseudomonas palustris, a single genomic window includes:
- a CDS encoding competence/damage-inducible protein A, producing the protein MSEIVTAGILVIGDEILSGRTKDKNIGFIAEYLTNIAIDLREVRVVADDEDAIIEALDALRCRYTYVFTTGGIGPTHDDITADCVAKAFGVGIDCHPEVVARFRERFSEAELNEARLRMARIPDGAELIQSATIIAPGFKIGNVIVMAGVPSIMQAMMDIVAPRLKSGVRMLSETVKANAREGDIGGPLREIAAAHPDTMIGSYPFLDEERKPNTNLVVRSRDPEKLQQAMTAVKQMLAELQAAK; encoded by the coding sequence ATGAGCGAGATCGTTACGGCGGGTATCCTGGTGATTGGCGACGAGATTCTGTCCGGCCGGACCAAGGACAAGAACATCGGTTTCATCGCCGAATACCTGACCAACATTGCGATCGATTTGCGCGAGGTGCGGGTGGTCGCCGACGACGAGGACGCGATCATTGAGGCGCTGGATGCGCTGCGGTGCCGCTACACCTACGTCTTCACCACCGGCGGGATCGGTCCGACCCATGACGACATCACTGCCGACTGCGTCGCCAAGGCTTTCGGGGTCGGGATCGACTGTCACCCCGAGGTGGTGGCCCGATTCCGCGAGCGATTTTCAGAAGCTGAACTCAACGAGGCGCGGCTGCGGATGGCACGGATCCCGGATGGTGCCGAGCTGATCCAGAGCGCGACGATCATTGCGCCGGGCTTCAAGATCGGAAATGTCATCGTGATGGCTGGCGTGCCATCAATCATGCAGGCGATGATGGATATCGTCGCACCGCGGCTGAAGTCCGGCGTCAGGATGCTGTCGGAAACGGTGAAGGCCAACGCCCGCGAGGGCGACATCGGCGGCCCGCTGCGTGAGATTGCCGCCGCGCATCCGGACACCATGATCGGCAGCTATCCGTTCCTCGACGAGGAGCGCAAGCCGAACACCAATCTGGTGGTGCGTTCGCGCGATCCGGAAAAGCTGCAGCAGGCGATGACCGCCGTGAAGCAGATGCTGGCGGAGCTGCAGGCCGCGAAGTGA
- the gpt gene encoding xanthine phosphoribosyltransferase, with translation MTQSEPTEQKRAGRPFPVSWDQFHRDCRALSWRLNELGPFHAVIAITRGGLVPAAIVARELGLRVIDTVCIASYEHDKQGELQVLKGVSDQTAALGGGTGKGLLIIDDLVDTGKTGRMVRSLLPDAHFAAVYAKPKGRPLVDTFITEVSQDTWIFFPWDTGLSFQPPLKDGAA, from the coding sequence ATGACGCAGAGCGAACCGACCGAGCAGAAGCGGGCAGGGCGTCCGTTCCCGGTGTCATGGGATCAGTTTCACCGCGATTGCCGGGCGCTGAGCTGGCGGCTCAACGAGCTCGGACCGTTTCATGCGGTAATCGCCATCACCCGTGGCGGTCTGGTGCCGGCGGCGATCGTGGCGCGCGAACTCGGCCTGCGGGTGATCGACACGGTGTGCATCGCCAGCTACGAGCACGACAAGCAGGGCGAACTGCAGGTGCTCAAGGGGGTGTCGGATCAGACCGCAGCGCTCGGCGGCGGCACCGGCAAGGGCCTGCTGATCATCGACGACCTGGTCGACACCGGCAAGACCGGCCGGATGGTGCGGTCGCTGCTGCCCGACGCGCATTTCGCCGCCGTCTATGCCAAGCCGAAGGGGCGGCCGTTGGTCGATACCTTCATCACCGAAGTGTCGCAGGACACCTGGATCTTCTTCCCCTGGGACACCGGCCTCAGCTTCCAGCCGCCGCTGAAGGATGGGGCGGCGTAG
- a CDS encoding methionine synthase, giving the protein MLFPTTIAGSLPKPEWLAEPNKLWAPWKSSGDELVRAKRDATILALKLQEDYGVDIVTEGEQARQHFVHGFLEAVEGIDFAHKVEMGIRNDRYKAMVPQVVAPLRLKGRVHGFEGQIARAHSTHKIKFTLPGPMTIIDTIADRYYGDRVKMAFAFAELLNEEAKALAADGIDMIQFDEPAFNVYMSEAADWGVKALERAAEGLTCATAVHICYGYGIKANTDWKETLGAEWRQYEDIFPAIDKSAIQQVAVECRNSKVPLELLSLLKGKIVQAGVIDVASDEVETADDVCETIEAVMRYVPKSNIVATTNCGMAPMRRDIAEAKLAALGKGAELARERFK; this is encoded by the coding sequence ATGCTGTTTCCGACCACGATCGCCGGCTCGTTGCCGAAGCCGGAATGGCTCGCCGAGCCCAACAAGCTGTGGGCACCGTGGAAGTCGAGCGGCGACGAGTTGGTCCGCGCCAAGCGCGACGCCACCATCCTGGCGCTGAAGCTGCAGGAGGATTACGGCGTCGACATCGTCACCGAAGGCGAGCAGGCGCGGCAGCACTTCGTGCACGGCTTCCTGGAAGCCGTCGAGGGCATCGATTTCGCCCACAAGGTCGAGATGGGCATCCGCAACGACCGCTACAAAGCGATGGTGCCACAGGTGGTGGCGCCGCTGCGGCTGAAAGGCCGCGTTCACGGCTTCGAAGGACAGATCGCGCGAGCGCATAGCACGCACAAGATCAAGTTCACCCTGCCCGGCCCGATGACGATCATCGACACCATTGCGGACCGCTACTACGGCGACCGAGTCAAGATGGCGTTCGCCTTCGCCGAGCTCTTGAACGAGGAAGCCAAGGCGCTCGCCGCCGACGGCATCGACATGATCCAGTTCGACGAGCCGGCATTCAATGTCTACATGAGCGAAGCCGCCGACTGGGGCGTCAAGGCGCTGGAACGCGCCGCCGAGGGCCTCACCTGCGCCACCGCCGTCCACATCTGCTACGGCTATGGCATCAAGGCCAACACCGATTGGAAGGAAACGCTCGGCGCCGAGTGGCGGCAATACGAGGACATCTTCCCGGCGATCGACAAGAGCGCAATCCAGCAGGTCGCGGTCGAGTGCCGCAATTCGAAAGTGCCGCTGGAACTGTTGTCGCTGCTCAAGGGCAAGATCGTGCAGGCCGGCGTCATCGACGTCGCCAGCGACGAGGTCGAAACGGCGGACGATGTCTGCGAAACCATCGAGGCGGTGATGCGCTACGTGCCGAAGAGCAACATCGTCGCCACCACCAATTGCGGCATGGCCCCGATGCGCCGCGACATTGCCGAAGCCAAGCTCGCCGCGCTCGGCAAGGGCGCCGAACTGGCGCGGGAGCGGTTCAAGTAA
- a CDS encoding glutathione S-transferase N-terminal domain-containing protein, whose protein sequence is MIDLYYAPTPNGWKISIMLEECGLPYKVVPMQLGRGDQHQPEFLALSPNGRMPAIVDHAPMGGGAPLSVFESGAILIYLAEKSGQLMPAETRARFEVMQWLMWQMAGLGPMLGQNGHFLLYAPEKIPYAIDRYSREAKRLYGVLDRRLADRDHIAGDYSIADIACFPWIMTHKAQGLSLDDYPNLKRWYAALRTRPKLQAGLALGKEDKKPMDEQARKLLFGVDKPAHADAQAQSAQQQ, encoded by the coding sequence ATGATCGATCTGTATTACGCGCCGACGCCGAACGGCTGGAAGATCTCGATCATGCTCGAAGAGTGCGGCCTGCCTTACAAGGTGGTGCCGATGCAGCTCGGCCGAGGCGATCAGCACCAGCCGGAATTTCTGGCGCTCAGCCCCAACGGACGGATGCCGGCGATCGTCGATCATGCGCCGATGGGCGGCGGCGCGCCGCTGTCGGTGTTCGAGAGCGGGGCGATCCTGATCTATCTGGCGGAAAAATCCGGCCAGTTGATGCCGGCCGAGACGCGGGCGCGTTTCGAGGTGATGCAGTGGCTGATGTGGCAGATGGCCGGGCTCGGGCCGATGCTCGGCCAGAACGGCCATTTTCTGCTGTATGCGCCGGAGAAGATCCCTTACGCGATCGACCGCTACAGCCGCGAAGCGAAGCGGCTGTACGGCGTGCTGGATCGCCGGCTGGCCGACCGCGATCACATTGCGGGCGACTACTCGATCGCCGACATCGCCTGCTTTCCCTGGATCATGACCCACAAGGCGCAGGGGCTTTCGCTGGACGACTATCCGAACCTGAAGCGCTGGTACGCGGCGCTGCGCACTCGGCCCAAGCTGCAGGCCGGTCTCGCCCTCGGCAAGGAGGACAAGAAGCCGATGGACGAGCAGGCCCGCAAGCTGCTGTTCGGCGTCGACAAGCCAGCGCACGCCGACGCGCAGGCGCAGAGCGCGCAGCAGCAGTGA
- a CDS encoding 2-hydroxychromene-2-carboxylate isomerase produces MLEFFFDCSSPWTYLAFHNIQPLAKEMGEEISWRPILVGGIFNSVNPSVYESRKTPVPLKARYMVKDLSDWARSAGLPIKMPPSVFPVNSVKAMRGCLWLLRDKPDAMVPFATAVFEAYWGDDQDISKDEVLSAICTRCGLDPKALFAGIAEQSIKDQLKDNTDEVMARGGFGSPTIFVDKTDMYFGNDRLPLVREALARRKAGAA; encoded by the coding sequence ATGCTCGAATTCTTCTTCGATTGCTCCAGTCCCTGGACCTATCTCGCCTTCCACAACATCCAGCCGCTGGCGAAAGAGATGGGCGAGGAGATCTCCTGGCGGCCGATCCTGGTCGGCGGCATCTTCAACTCGGTCAATCCGAGCGTGTACGAATCGCGCAAGACGCCGGTGCCGCTGAAGGCGCGCTACATGGTCAAGGACCTGTCGGATTGGGCGCGCTCGGCGGGCCTTCCGATCAAGATGCCGCCCAGCGTGTTTCCGGTGAACAGCGTCAAGGCGATGCGCGGCTGTCTGTGGCTGCTGCGCGACAAGCCCGACGCGATGGTGCCGTTCGCGACCGCGGTGTTCGAAGCCTATTGGGGCGACGACCAGGACATCTCCAAGGACGAGGTGCTGAGCGCGATCTGCACCCGGTGCGGCCTCGACCCGAAGGCGTTGTTCGCCGGAATCGCCGAGCAGAGCATCAAGGACCAGCTCAAGGACAACACCGACGAGGTGATGGCGCGCGGCGGCTTCGGCTCGCCGACGATCTTTGTGGACAAGACCGACATGTATTTCGGCAACGACCGGCTGCCGCTGGTGCGCGAAGCGCTGGCGCGGCGCAAGGCGGGTGCCGCCTGA
- a CDS encoding NADPH:quinone oxidoreductase family protein — MPKAVVCRELGPPESLRLEEIDRKALKPGEVRVAIRAAGINFPDILMCAGEYQLKPELPFIPGMEAAGEIIELGADVANVKLGDRVIVKLRFGAYAEEVVAAASQLTPAPANFDFAEAATYLAGHGTAWHGLVERGQLQPGEVLLVHGGGGGVGLAAVEVGKYLGACVIAAASSEEKLAVARQRGADHGILYGAEPFRDAVKRITDGRGADVVFDPVGGQIFEDSVRCINWGARLLVVGFTGGIGLARTNLILMKGASVIGVRAGEAVRRDPARGEQRTAKLLELAATGVLRPNISHRVPLTEWARGMRLLIDRKAIGRVALLP; from the coding sequence ATGCCGAAGGCTGTGGTGTGCCGCGAACTCGGCCCTCCCGAGTCGCTGCGGCTTGAAGAGATCGACCGCAAGGCGTTGAAGCCGGGCGAGGTGCGGGTCGCGATCCGCGCCGCCGGTATCAACTTCCCCGACATCCTGATGTGCGCCGGCGAGTATCAGCTCAAGCCGGAGCTGCCGTTCATTCCCGGCATGGAAGCGGCCGGCGAGATCATCGAACTCGGCGCTGATGTTGCAAACGTGAAGCTCGGCGATCGCGTCATCGTCAAGCTGCGGTTCGGCGCTTATGCCGAAGAGGTGGTGGCCGCGGCCTCACAGCTCACGCCGGCGCCGGCGAATTTCGACTTCGCCGAAGCTGCGACTTATCTGGCCGGCCACGGCACCGCCTGGCACGGGCTGGTCGAACGCGGCCAGCTTCAGCCGGGCGAAGTGCTGCTGGTGCACGGCGGCGGCGGCGGCGTCGGGCTCGCGGCGGTCGAGGTCGGCAAATATCTCGGCGCATGCGTGATCGCCGCGGCGTCGAGCGAAGAGAAGCTCGCGGTGGCGCGGCAGCGCGGCGCGGACCACGGCATCCTGTATGGTGCCGAGCCGTTCCGGGATGCGGTCAAGCGCATCACCGACGGCCGCGGCGCCGACGTGGTGTTCGATCCGGTCGGCGGCCAGATCTTCGAAGACAGCGTGCGCTGTATCAATTGGGGCGCGCGGCTGCTGGTGGTGGGCTTCACCGGCGGCATCGGGCTCGCTCGCACCAACCTGATCCTGATGAAGGGCGCAAGCGTGATCGGCGTCCGCGCCGGCGAGGCGGTGCGGCGTGATCCGGCGCGCGGCGAGCAGCGCACCGCCAAGCTGCTCGAACTCGCCGCCACGGGCGTGCTGCGGCCGAACATCTCGCATCGCGTGCCGCTGACCGAATGGGCGCGCGGCATGCGGCTGCTGATCGACCGCAAGGCGATCGGCCGGGTCGCGCTGCTCCCGTAA
- a CDS encoding MaoC family dehydratase, whose translation MTTELELDAYMKLVGTEIGVSEWHVVDQKRIDQFADCTEDWQFIHVDPVRAARETPFGTTIAHGFLTLSMLSVFSYEAMPRIKGVTMGVNYGFDRLRFISPVKAGSRVRGRFMLAEATMRKPGELLSRTSVNVEIEGEKRSALVADWLGLIYFEQ comes from the coding sequence ATGACCACTGAACTGGAACTCGACGCCTATATGAAGCTGGTCGGCACCGAGATCGGGGTGTCGGAATGGCACGTGGTCGATCAGAAGCGGATCGATCAGTTCGCCGACTGCACCGAGGATTGGCAGTTCATCCACGTCGATCCCGTGCGCGCCGCGCGCGAGACGCCGTTCGGCACCACCATCGCCCACGGCTTCCTGACGCTGTCGATGCTGAGCGTGTTCTCCTACGAGGCGATGCCGCGCATCAAGGGCGTCACCATGGGCGTCAATTACGGCTTCGACCGGCTGCGCTTCATTTCGCCGGTGAAGGCGGGCTCGCGCGTGCGCGGCCGTTTCATGCTGGCTGAAGCCACTATGCGCAAGCCGGGCGAATTGTTGTCGCGTACCAGCGTCAACGTCGAAATCGAGGGCGAGAAGCGCTCGGCCCTCGTGGCTGACTGGCTCGGCCTGATCTACTTCGAACAATAA
- a CDS encoding SDR family NAD(P)-dependent oxidoreductase, whose translation MAIRFDGRVAIVTGAGNGLGRAHALGLAALGAKVVVNDFGGARDGTGGSMTAAETVVEEIRKAGGTAMADGADVSNYEQVQAMVAKATKEWGSVDLLVANAGILRDKSFGKMELSDFQKVIDVHLAGTFYCCKAVWDGMKERNYGRIVLTTSSSGMFGNFGQANYGAAKAGIVGLMNVLAQEGRKTDIRVNTVSPTAATRMTEELLPPQALALMKPEAITPAVLFLLSDNAPTRTTLGAGAGSFAQIKIIETEGINLPEEEWTPDAIAAHFAEISDDSKAQALEGAFQQTQKYVAQAAARLGIKM comes from the coding sequence ATGGCTATCAGGTTCGACGGACGCGTCGCCATCGTCACCGGCGCGGGCAATGGTCTCGGCCGCGCGCATGCGCTGGGTCTCGCGGCGCTCGGCGCCAAGGTGGTGGTGAACGATTTCGGCGGTGCGCGCGACGGCACCGGCGGCTCGATGACCGCGGCCGAGACCGTGGTCGAAGAGATCAGGAAGGCCGGCGGCACCGCGATGGCCGACGGCGCCGACGTGTCGAACTACGAGCAGGTCCAGGCGATGGTCGCCAAGGCGACCAAGGAGTGGGGCAGCGTCGATCTTCTGGTCGCCAACGCCGGCATCCTGCGCGACAAGTCGTTCGGCAAGATGGAGCTCAGCGACTTCCAGAAGGTGATCGACGTGCATCTCGCCGGCACGTTCTACTGCTGCAAGGCGGTGTGGGACGGCATGAAGGAGCGCAACTACGGCCGCATCGTGCTGACCACCTCGTCGTCGGGCATGTTCGGCAATTTCGGCCAGGCCAACTACGGTGCCGCGAAGGCCGGCATCGTCGGTTTGATGAACGTGCTGGCGCAGGAAGGCCGCAAGACCGACATCCGTGTCAACACCGTGTCGCCGACCGCCGCGACCCGCATGACCGAAGAGCTGCTGCCGCCGCAGGCGCTGGCCCTGATGAAGCCGGAGGCGATCACCCCCGCGGTGCTGTTCCTGCTCAGCGACAACGCGCCGACCCGCACCACGCTCGGCGCCGGCGCCGGCTCGTTCGCGCAGATCAAGATCATCGAGACCGAAGGCATCAACCTGCCCGAGGAGGAGTGGACCCCCGACGCGATCGCCGCCCACTTCGCCGAGATCAGCGACGACTCCAAGGCTCAGGCGCTCGAAGGCGCGTTCCAGCAGACGCAGAAATACGTCGCGCAGGCCGCCGCAAGGCTCGGCATCAAGATGTAA
- a CDS encoding NAD(P)/FAD-dependent oxidoreductase — protein sequence MADIIDIDAAVIGAGPAGLMAAEQLAQAGARVTVFDGMGAPARKFLLAGRGGLNLTHSEAMPDFLTRYGAAQAWLTPAIEAFGPQQLRAWADELGQPTFVGSSGRVFPVAMKASPLLRAWLRRLDALGVQLRLRHRWTGWDGDGRLSFDTPEGPRRFAAGATVLALGGASWPRLGSDGSWSDLLAAEGITIAPLQPANCGFVAQWSALFADKYQGAPLKNVALSFGTRTVRGEAVITRDGIEGGAIYAISAALRDAVLAEGEARLSIALRPDLPAGDLAARLAKPKGKQSLSTYLRKAAGLSQAGIGLLQEAAHGSGVALATLSADRLAALINAVPVRLVGTAPIARAISTAGGIAWGEIDADYMLRKLPGVFAAGEMLDWEAPTGGYLLTACFATGWAAGQGAAKYLG from the coding sequence GTGGCTGACATCATCGACATCGACGCCGCCGTGATCGGCGCCGGCCCGGCCGGGCTGATGGCGGCCGAGCAATTGGCGCAGGCGGGCGCGCGCGTCACCGTGTTCGACGGCATGGGCGCGCCGGCGCGGAAGTTTCTGCTGGCCGGGCGCGGCGGCCTCAATCTGACGCACAGCGAAGCGATGCCGGACTTCCTGACGCGCTACGGCGCGGCGCAGGCGTGGCTGACCCCGGCGATCGAGGCGTTCGGGCCGCAGCAACTGCGTGCCTGGGCCGACGAGCTCGGACAGCCCACCTTCGTCGGCTCCAGCGGCCGGGTGTTTCCGGTCGCGATGAAGGCCTCGCCGCTGCTGCGCGCCTGGCTACGTCGGCTCGATGCGTTGGGCGTGCAGCTTCGCCTGAGGCATCGCTGGACCGGCTGGGACGGCGACGGACGGCTGTCGTTCGACACGCCGGAAGGCCCGCGACGCTTTGCGGCGGGGGCAACGGTACTGGCGCTCGGCGGCGCGAGCTGGCCGCGGCTCGGCTCGGATGGGAGCTGGAGCGATCTGCTCGCCGCGGAGGGCATCACGATCGCACCGCTCCAGCCGGCGAATTGCGGCTTCGTCGCGCAGTGGTCCGCGCTATTCGCGGACAAGTATCAGGGCGCGCCGCTGAAGAATGTGGCGCTGTCGTTCGGCACACGCACCGTGCGCGGCGAGGCGGTGATCACGCGCGACGGCATCGAAGGCGGTGCGATCTACGCGATTTCAGCGGCTCTGCGTGATGCGGTCCTGGCGGAGGGCGAAGCGAGGTTGTCGATCGCGCTGCGCCCTGATCTCCCAGCGGGTGATCTCGCCGCGCGATTGGCGAAGCCGAAGGGTAAGCAGTCGCTGTCGACGTATTTGCGCAAGGCCGCGGGGCTGTCGCAGGCGGGCATCGGCCTGCTGCAGGAGGCCGCGCATGGATCGGGCGTTGCGCTTGCGACCCTGTCCGCCGATCGCCTCGCCGCGCTGATCAACGCCGTGCCGGTGCGTCTGGTCGGCACCGCGCCGATCGCCAGGGCGATCTCGACCGCCGGCGGCATCGCGTGGGGCGAGATCGATGCGGACTACATGCTGCGCAAACTGCCCGGCGTGTTCGCCGCCGGCGAAATGCTCGACTGGGAAGCGCCGACCGGCGGCTATCTGCTCACCGCCTGCTTTGCGACGGGGTGGGCGGCTGGGCAGGGCGCGGCGAAATATCTGGGGTGA
- a CDS encoding ABC-F family ATP-binding cassette domain-containing protein gives MAPPLIQLKDIALTFGGAALFDGVELAVSAGDRLCLIGRNGSGKSTLLKIVAGLIEPDRGSRFVQPGATVRYLPQEPDFAGFATTLAYVEAGLAPGDEHYQAAYLLEQLGLHGDEDPAHLSGGEARRAALARILAPDPDILLLDEPTNHLDLTTIEWLENDLAQRRSAIVMISHDRRFLSNLSRATAWLDRGVIRQIDRGFSQFESWRDDVLAEEERDQHKLDRKIVMEEHWLRYGVSGRRKRNVKRLAGLHELRAQRRDYRGPTGAASLAAAEADKSGKLVIEAKAISKAWGDRPIVDGFSIRINRGDRIGIVGPNGAGKTTLISLLTGAIAPDSGSIRLGTNLEIATLDQSRDSLDPKTTLSDALTGGRGDQVMVGGKPRHVIGYMKDFLFTQEQARTPLEALSGGERGRLMLARSLAKPSNLLVLDEPTNDLDLETLDVLEEMLGDYDGTVILISHDRDFLDRVVTSVIAPDGDGKWIEYAGGYSDMLAQRGADLTRQPAKAAAPEPAAAKAAPSPAAAPAPKRKLSFNEKHALETLPKTIAKLEAEIANLQKQLDDPQLYAKDRAKFDKISAAMAKAHDEHQAAEHRWLELEMLREEIESA, from the coding sequence ATGGCCCCGCCGCTGATTCAACTGAAAGACATCGCGCTGACCTTCGGCGGCGCCGCGCTGTTCGACGGCGTCGAACTCGCCGTCTCGGCCGGCGACCGGCTGTGCCTGATCGGCCGCAACGGCTCCGGCAAATCGACGCTTTTGAAGATCGTCGCCGGGCTGATCGAGCCCGATCGCGGCAGTCGCTTCGTGCAGCCCGGCGCCACCGTGCGCTATCTGCCGCAGGAGCCGGACTTCGCCGGCTTCGCCACCACGCTGGCTTACGTCGAGGCCGGCCTCGCGCCGGGCGACGAACACTATCAGGCCGCGTACTTGCTGGAACAACTCGGCCTGCACGGCGACGAGGACCCCGCCCATCTGTCCGGCGGCGAGGCCCGGCGCGCGGCGCTGGCGCGGATTCTGGCGCCCGATCCCGACATCCTGCTGCTCGACGAACCGACCAACCATCTCGACCTGACCACGATCGAATGGCTGGAAAACGACCTCGCCCAGCGCAGAAGCGCGATCGTGATGATCAGCCACGATCGCCGCTTCCTCAGCAATCTGTCGCGCGCCACCGCCTGGCTCGACCGCGGCGTGATCCGCCAGATCGACCGCGGCTTCTCGCAATTCGAAAGCTGGCGCGACGACGTGCTGGCCGAGGAAGAGCGGGATCAGCACAAGCTCGACCGCAAGATCGTGATGGAGGAGCACTGGCTGCGCTACGGCGTCTCCGGCCGCCGCAAGCGCAACGTCAAGCGGCTCGCCGGCCTGCACGAACTGCGCGCCCAGCGCCGCGACTATCGCGGGCCCACGGGTGCTGCGTCGCTCGCCGCGGCCGAAGCCGACAAATCCGGCAAGCTGGTGATCGAGGCCAAGGCGATCAGCAAGGCGTGGGGCGACCGCCCGATCGTCGACGGTTTCTCGATCCGGATCAATCGCGGCGACCGCATCGGCATCGTCGGCCCGAACGGCGCCGGCAAGACCACGCTGATCAGCCTGCTGACCGGCGCGATCGCGCCCGACAGCGGCAGCATCCGGCTCGGCACCAATCTCGAAATCGCCACGCTCGACCAGAGCCGCGACAGCCTCGACCCGAAAACGACGTTGTCCGACGCGCTGACCGGCGGCCGCGGCGACCAGGTGATGGTCGGCGGCAAACCGCGCCACGTCATCGGCTACATGAAGGACTTCCTGTTCACCCAGGAGCAGGCGCGCACGCCGCTGGAGGCGCTGTCGGGCGGTGAGCGCGGCCGGCTGATGCTGGCGCGCTCGCTGGCGAAACCGTCGAACCTGTTGGTGCTCGACGAGCCGACCAACGACCTCGACCTCGAAACCCTCGACGTGCTCGAGGAGATGCTCGGCGATTACGACGGCACCGTGATCCTGATCAGCCACGACCGCGACTTCCTCGACCGCGTCGTCACCTCGGTGATCGCGCCGGACGGCGACGGCAAATGGATCGAATATGCCGGCGGCTATTCCGACATGCTGGCGCAGCGCGGCGCCGATCTGACGCGGCAGCCGGCCAAGGCCGCGGCGCCCGAGCCGGCCGCTGCAAAGGCCGCGCCCTCGCCCGCCGCGGCGCCGGCGCCGAAGCGCAAGCTCAGCTTCAACGAAAAGCACGCGCTGGAAACGCTGCCCAAGACCATCGCCAAGCTGGAAGCCGAGATCGCGAACCTGCAGAAGCAACTCGACGATCCGCAGCTCTACGCCAAGGACCGCGCCAAATTCGACAAGATCTCCGCCGCGATGGCCAAGGCCCACGACGAGCATCAGGCGGCAGAGCACCGCTGGCTCGAACTGGAAATGCTGCGCGAAGAGATCGAAAGCGCGTAG
- a CDS encoding YaiI/YqxD family protein, producing the protein MTDALTRIYVDADACPVKDEVYKVAERHHVPVTVVAGGFIRVPQHPLIERVAAGSGMDAADDWIAERVKPGDIVVTADVPLASRCVKAGAEVLAPNGKPFSEQSIGMTLAVRNLMTDLRSTGEITGGPRAFSPRDRSTFLSALDSAIRRIARRRAAPT; encoded by the coding sequence ATGACCGACGCCCTCACCCGCATCTATGTCGACGCCGACGCCTGTCCGGTGAAGGACGAGGTGTACAAAGTGGCCGAGCGTCACCATGTTCCGGTGACGGTGGTGGCGGGCGGCTTCATCCGGGTGCCGCAGCATCCGCTGATTGAGCGCGTCGCCGCCGGTTCCGGGATGGACGCGGCCGACGACTGGATTGCGGAGCGGGTCAAACCGGGCGATATCGTGGTCACCGCCGACGTTCCGCTGGCGAGCCGCTGCGTCAAGGCCGGCGCCGAGGTGCTGGCACCGAACGGCAAGCCGTTCTCCGAACAGTCGATCGGCATGACGCTGGCGGTGCGCAATCTGATGACCGATCTGCGCTCGACCGGCGAGATCACCGGCGGCCCGCGCGCGTTCTCGCCGCGCGACCGCTCCACCTTTCTTTCGGCGCTCGACAGCGCGATCCGCCGGATCGCACGCCGCCGCGCCGCCCCGACCTGA